One Campylobacter pinnipediorum subsp. caledonicus genomic window carries:
- a CDS encoding type II secretion system protein GspD has product MKKIILILLCLSSFSHAINTYINLLDLMFLTSKYNNVRIISDSEIDVSSYHFVFNGDNDKLSLDEFKKILSSKNLYIDFVDDLYIVTDKEQLKKDLKQIKFNNFIPDDVSKILSLYDINSTFSTHNNTLYFRSDDFTYKQIKQSIKDYDVLPKSATFKIVITETNLNDLYNRGTDLTSILKPLNHGDLKLYVNLLTAPYMSNSNIIKDNSSAYFGVLNFLDENGITKIISSPFLTAYNDNDVFFSSVKTIPYLTSQSEVTNAQSSTTSSFQYKDVGLKISLKPIFLKDVIKVDLSLVLEDLLNDTNTPITSKKELKSSYFLKKGDVLVLSGINKTTSNKYRNGIPILKDIWLLKYLFSVEQEKDVKSVLTVSIEII; this is encoded by the coding sequence ATGAAAAAGATTATACTAATACTTCTTTGTTTAAGTAGTTTTTCACATGCTATAAATACATATATAAATCTACTTGATTTAATGTTTTTAACTTCTAAATATAACAATGTTAGAATTATTTCTGATAGTGAAATTGATGTATCAAGTTATCATTTTGTTTTTAATGGCGATAATGATAAGCTTAGTTTAGATGAGTTTAAAAAGATTTTATCTAGCAAGAATTTATATATTGATTTTGTAGATGATTTATATATTGTTACAGACAAAGAGCAATTAAAAAAAGACTTAAAACAGATAAAATTTAATAATTTTATTCCTGATGATGTTTCTAAAATTTTAAGTCTTTATGATATAAACTCTACTTTTAGCACTCACAACAATACTTTATATTTTAGGTCTGATGATTTTACATACAAACAAATAAAACAAAGTATAAAAGATTATGATGTTTTGCCAAAGTCTGCAACTTTTAAAATCGTTATTACTGAAACAAATCTTAACGATTTATATAATCGTGGAACTGATTTAACTTCAATTTTAAAGCCACTTAATCACGGAGATTTAAAACTATATGTAAATCTTTTAACTGCTCCATATATGAGTAATTCAAACATTATAAAAGATAATTCTTCTGCTTATTTTGGTGTTTTAAATTTCCTTGATGAAAATGGTATTACTAAGATTATTTCAAGTCCTTTTTTAACAGCTTATAATGATAATGATGTATTTTTTAGCTCTGTTAAAACAATTCCTTATCTAACTTCACAAAGCGAAGTAACAAACGCTCAAAGTTCTACTACTTCATCATTTCAGTATAAAGATGTTGGACTAAAGATAAGTTTAAAACCCATATTCCTAAAAGATGTTATTAAGGTTGATTTGTCCTTGGTATTAGAAGATTTATTAAATGATACTAATACACCTATCACATCAAAAAAAGAGCTTAAAAGCTCATATTTTTTAAAAAAAGGCGATGTTTTAGTCCTTAGTGGAATAAATAAAACAACTTCTAATAAATATCGTAATGGAATACCTATATTAAAAGATATTTGGCTTTTAAAATATTTGTTTTCAGTAGAACAAGAAAAGGATGTTAAAAGTGTTTTGACTGTTAGTATTGAAATTATTTAA
- a CDS encoding zonular occludens toxin domain-containing protein — protein sequence MISYIIGNPGSGKTYYAVNRIYETFLKQPEKSFFYKFKKDKKETKKQDEFYFCYTNIDGFKFDLDNRFKPFEFDKFYDDISILYACYLDKKGDKHLIEIAKQYNLFKVLIILDEAHNFFKNKKDEVLIWWLTYHRHLSQEIYLITQDLSLINPEYKRIAEFFYKAVDSSKRVFTNKLRYILYGSYKLYAKDEYRKINIDFSKDVFNLYHSGKIKNQSSLIKKFFSISLFLLFVLVIIFYFVIYSMTDDTNKNNTNDIKTINNIDTKNYNLSNNSKNKIIKKYNKSDNDLENLYLYNITCIDSNCFIKKSDIEFPKSFLEFIISRNSALYFTSFKIGSFTNYFFAFKSPVFDVLNSINKGSKDEKDYTNTSLFK from the coding sequence ATGATTTCGTATATTATTGGTAATCCCGGTAGTGGTAAAACTTACTATGCTGTTAATCGCATATACGAAACCTTTTTAAAACAACCAGAAAAATCATTTTTTTATAAATTTAAAAAAGACAAGAAAGAAACTAAAAAACAAGATGAATTTTATTTTTGTTATACAAATATTGATGGTTTTAAATTTGATTTAGATAATAGATTTAAACCTTTTGAATTTGATAAGTTTTATGATGATATTTCTATTTTATATGCTTGCTATTTAGATAAAAAAGGCGATAAGCACTTAATAGAAATAGCAAAGCAATATAATTTATTTAAAGTATTAATTATTCTTGATGAAGCACATAACTTTTTTAAAAATAAAAAAGATGAAGTTTTGATTTGGTGGCTAACATATCACAGACATTTAAGCCAAGAAATCTATTTAATTACTCAAGATTTAAGTTTAATAAATCCAGAATATAAAAGAATTGCTGAATTTTTTTATAAAGCTGTTGATAGTTCTAAAAGAGTTTTTACAAATAAATTAAGATATATTCTTTATGGCTCTTATAAGCTCTATGCAAAAGATGAGTATAGAAAAATAAATATTGATTTTTCTAAAGATGTATTTAATTTATATCATAGTGGAAAAATCAAAAATCAATCATCTTTAATAAAAAAATTCTTTTCAATATCATTATTTTTACTTTTTGTTTTAGTTATTATTTTTTATTTTGTTATTTATAGTATGACAGATGACACAAATAAAAATAATACAAATGATATTAAAACTATAAACAACATAGATACAAAAAATTATAATTTATCTAATAACTCCAAAAATAAGATAATAAAAAAATATAATAAATCTGATAATGATTTAGAAAATTTATATTTATATAATATTACTTGTATTGATTCTAATTGTTTCATTAAAAAAAGTGATATTGAGTTTCCTAAATCATTTTTAGAATTTATTATTTCTCGCAATTCTGCTTTATATTTTACTTCTTTTAAAATTGGAAGTTTTACAAACTATTTTTTTGCTTTTAAAAGCCCCGTGTTTGATGTTTTAAATTCTATTAATAAAGGTTCTAAAGATGAAAAAGATTATACTAATACTTCTTTGTTTAAGTAG
- a CDS encoding fatty acid synthesis protein encodes MIFEFFTFKKGFDIASIALKSLTFAKMLTINLLLTTALLSYFYLLYKVIEFIYTKVNFIINFINNFSYSNDSLISYFISVLKSFGIWSAFVDVYSVFSPIFLIFFSVYSLKISIVVLKNIRETLETLFISKL; translated from the coding sequence ATGATATTTGAATTTTTTACTTTTAAAAAAGGTTTTGACATAGCTTCTATAGCTTTAAAATCTCTTACATTTGCTAAGATGTTAACTATAAATTTGCTTTTAACTACTGCTTTACTTAGTTATTTTTATTTATTATATAAGGTTATAGAATTTATTTATACAAAAGTTAATTTTATTATTAATTTTATTAATAATTTTTCTTATTCAAATGATAGTTTAATAAGTTATTTTATAAGTGTTTTAAAGTCTTTTGGTATTTGGTCTGCTTTCGTTGATGTTTATTCTGTTTTTTCGCCTATATTTTTAATATTTTTTAGTGTTTATTCCTTAAAAATAAGCATAGTAGTTTTAAAAAATATAAGGGAAACATTAGAAACATTATTTATATCAAAGTTATAA
- a CDS encoding histidine kinase codes for MDKKEIAKIIKKDITTLYNWEKRNPELYKAVYEYFNGIQLTEDEKKIIELFNKLNNKEKEYYVSEITARILKKEIDK; via the coding sequence ATGGATAAAAAAGAAATAGCAAAAATAATAAAAAAAGACATAACAACATTATATAATTGGGAAAAGAGAAACCCAGAATTATACAAAGCTGTATATGAATATTTTAACGGGATACAGCTAACAGAAGATGAAAAAAAAATAATTGAATTATTCAATAAATTGAATAATAAAGAAAAAGAGTATTATGTATCAGAGATAACAGCAAGAATTTTAAAAAAGGAAATAGACAAATGA
- a CDS encoding restriction endonuclease, whose translation MKSLITKLKSFFDTKEETKKDEIIEQVKKIREEKELNEFKEEENQKPKENRYQKGRKYELYIKNFFEKKEYKVYPKGYIEKRKDSGIDLIAYKNNEMALIQCKNWTNPPKQKELKVFVINCDLYINQNKDKIKDKTIRKLFITSNSKQDYGVKCFLEEYNKQNDIKIEYIIINMED comes from the coding sequence ATGAAATCATTAATAACAAAATTAAAAAGCTTTTTTGACACAAAAGAAGAAACAAAAAAAGATGAAATAATAGAGCAAGTAAAAAAAATCAGAGAAGAAAAAGAATTAAATGAATTTAAAGAAGAAGAAAACCAAAAACCAAAAGAAAACAGATACCAAAAGGGTAGAAAATACGAATTATATATTAAAAATTTCTTTGAAAAAAAAGAATATAAAGTATATCCAAAAGGCTATATTGAAAAAAGAAAAGATAGCGGTATAGATTTAATAGCTTATAAAAATAATGAGATGGCATTAATACAATGCAAAAACTGGACTAATCCACCAAAGCAAAAAGAATTAAAAGTATTTGTAATAAATTGCGATTTATATATAAATCAAAATAAAGATAAAATAAAAGATAAAACAATTAGAAAGCTTTTTATAACTTCAAATAGCAAACAAGATTATGGTGTAAAATGCTTTTTAGAAGAATATAACAAGCAAAATGATATAAAAATAGAATATATAATTATAAACATGGAAGATTAA
- a CDS encoding type II toxin-antitoxin system YafQ family toxin, with translation MIEIKFSNKFKSDYKNLKKQGFDDDLLIDFLEHLKLVDKISLPVIYKNHSLKGDYKGFFDCHLKSDCVVIYRINNNIVELARIGSHSKLFKKY, from the coding sequence ATGATTGAGATTAAATTTTCAAATAAATTTAAATCAGACTATAAAAATCTTAAAAAACAAGGTTTTGATGATGATTTACTTATTGATTTTTTAGAACATTTAAAGCTTGTAGATAAAATTTCACTTCCTGTTATTTATAAAAATCATTCTTTAAAAGGCGATTATAAAGGTTTTTTTGATTGTCATTTAAAGTCTGATTGTGTTGTAATTTACAGAATAAATAATAATATTGTAGAATTAGCTCGTATTGGCTCCCATTCTAAACTTTTTAAAAAATATTAA
- the truD gene encoding tRNA pseudouridine(13) synthase TruD: MNQMQENTTFKPLYYLTHSPINVHFSKNSDDFVVREIPLYEPSGDGEHLLIQIQKKDLNTQQALQILSEVTGAKMRDFGYAGLKDKQGMTTQFITLPKKFESNLSNFSHDKMKILSVNYHKNKLKIGHLKGNSFFIRLKKVMPSDALKLNEILNSIDKNGFANYFGYQRFGKFQDNSQSGLELLQHGTVNGKKIKNPKMKDFLVSAYQSELFNKYVSKRVEISRFVNDFSEKEICDIYKFNKDIVKKLKSQKQFFKLLPGEVLGHYPFGKCFLCEDLDNELERFLKRDLTSCGLLIGSKAYKSVGLANEIENEIYKQAFEFESKMNGGRRFSWSYVENLSYKYNEETAQYSISFGLQKGSYATVVLEEVLHKDIME; the protein is encoded by the coding sequence ATAAATCAAATGCAAGAAAACACCACTTTTAAGCCACTTTATTATTTAACACATTCACCTATAAATGTGCATTTTTCAAAAAACTCAGATGATTTTGTAGTAAGGGAAATACCGCTTTATGAACCAAGTGGAGATGGGGAACATCTACTTATTCAAATTCAAAAAAAGGATTTAAACACCCAACAAGCTTTGCAAATTTTAAGTGAAGTAACTGGTGCTAAGATGCGTGATTTTGGCTATGCTGGACTAAAAGATAAGCAAGGAATGACAACTCAATTTATTACATTACCAAAAAAATTTGAGAGCAATTTAAGCAATTTTTCACATGATAAAATGAAAATTTTAAGTGTTAATTATCATAAAAATAAATTAAAAATAGGGCATTTAAAAGGAAATAGTTTTTTTATAAGACTTAAAAAAGTAATGCCAAGTGATGCTTTGAAGTTAAATGAAATTTTAAATAGTATAGATAAAAATGGTTTTGCAAATTATTTTGGATATCAACGTTTTGGCAAATTTCAAGATAATTCTCAAAGTGGTCTTGAGCTTTTACAACATGGAACGGTTAATGGTAAAAAAATCAAAAATCCAAAAATGAAAGATTTTTTAGTTTCTGCATATCAAAGTGAACTATTTAATAAATATGTTAGTAAAAGAGTTGAAATTTCAAGGTTTGTAAATGATTTCAGTGAGAAAGAAATATGCGATATCTATAAATTTAATAAAGATATTGTAAAGAAACTAAAATCCCAAAAACAATTTTTTAAACTATTACCAGGCGAAGTTCTTGGTCACTATCCTTTTGGAAAATGCTTTTTGTGTGAAGATTTAGACAATGAACTTGAGAGATTTTTAAAAAGAGATTTGACAAGTTGTGGTCTTTTGATTGGTTCTAAGGCTTACAAATCTGTTGGTCTGGCAAATGAAATAGAAAATGAAATTTACAAACAAGCTTTTGAATTTGAGTCAAAAATGAATGGTGGTAGAAGATTTTCTTGGAGCTATGTTGAAAACTTAAGCTATAAATATAATGAAGAAACAGCGCAATATAGTATAAGTTTTGGACTACAAAAAGGCTCTTATGCTACAGTTGTTTTAGAAGAAGTGCTGCATAAAGACATTATGGAGTGA
- a CDS encoding thiamine-phosphate kinase produces the protein MDKEAFAISCFNNEFIGDDGAVVGNFVYAKDLFVEGTHFLKHWLSLEQIGYKSMTVNISDIIVMNALPKYALLGLGIPKNTSSDDIKSISNGINIACKEYGVKIIGGDTIASDKIFISLTLIGELKNKPIFRKNLQTNDFLAFTGSLGDSLKGLRALLNKGSISKKSRFVKPMLKDKFFYKASKFINSSMDISDGLGLDLEKLCLASRKGVKFIKKLNTLQIKSGEEYEILFSFSAKNLKKIRQISKQTRTKITIFAKATKGRYKSNARKHHF, from the coding sequence ATGGACAAAGAAGCTTTTGCGATAAGTTGTTTTAACAATGAATTTATAGGCGATGATGGCGCTGTTGTTGGCAATTTTGTCTATGCAAAAGATCTGTTTGTGGAAGGCACTCATTTTTTAAAACATTGGCTTAGTTTAGAACAAATTGGTTATAAGTCCATGACGGTAAATATTTCAGATATAATTGTTATGAATGCTTTGCCAAAATATGCTCTTTTGGGGCTTGGAATACCAAAAAATACAAGTTCAGATGATATAAAATCAATAAGCAACGGCATAAATATAGCTTGTAAGGAATATGGTGTTAAGATTATCGGCGGGGATACGATAGCTAGTGATAAAATTTTTATTAGCCTAACTCTTATCGGAGAACTTAAAAATAAACCTATTTTTAGAAAAAATTTACAAACTAATGATTTTTTGGCATTTACTGGTAGTTTAGGCGATAGTCTTAAGGGTTTAAGAGCACTTTTAAACAAAGGAAGTATAAGCAAAAAAAGTAGATTTGTAAAGCCAATGTTAAAAGATAAGTTTTTTTACAAAGCATCAAAGTTTATAAACTCTTCAATGGATATAAGCGATGGACTTGGGCTTGATTTGGAAAAATTATGCTTAGCTTCAAGAAAGGGTGTTAAATTTATAAAAAAATTAAACACTTTACAGATTAAAAGCGGAGAAGAATATGAAATTTTATTTAGTTTTTCTGCTAAAAATCTTAAAAAGATTAGACAAATTTCAAAACAAACAAGAACTAAAATAACGATATTTGCAAAAGCAACGAAAGGAAGATATAAATCAAATGCAAGAAAACACCACTTTTAA
- a CDS encoding TSUP family transporter: protein MEFDFLVYCVFFIGAFVGGFIDAIAGGGGLIIVPLLMAFGIDPHTALATNKLQGSFGSFTASLNFTLKGMINFKEVFICIFFTFVGACIGAKTILFLNTDILKIIVPFLLISIFVYTIFSPNITEQDRKSKIDPKVFYICFGLLLGFYDGFFGPGTGSFWTFSMVALLGLNIKKAVANTKIFNFTSNIVSLFIFILSGNILWFVGVLMGVAAIIGAYFGSNLVIKKEIKFIRFVFLSVVAFTILKLLWDFFK, encoded by the coding sequence ATGGAATTTGATTTTTTAGTTTATTGTGTTTTTTTTATTGGTGCCTTTGTTGGAGGTTTTATAGATGCTATCGCCGGCGGAGGAGGACTTATAATAGTCCCTCTTTTGATGGCTTTTGGCATAGACCCTCATACTGCTTTAGCTACAAATAAATTACAAGGAAGTTTTGGCTCTTTTACAGCGAGTTTGAACTTTACACTAAAAGGTATGATAAATTTTAAAGAAGTTTTTATATGCATATTTTTTACATTTGTTGGAGCATGTATAGGTGCAAAAACAATACTATTTTTAAATACCGATATACTAAAAATAATAGTTCCATTTTTGCTTATATCTATTTTTGTTTATACTATTTTTTCACCAAATATAACAGAACAAGATAGAAAATCAAAAATTGATCCAAAGGTTTTTTATATTTGTTTTGGTTTATTGCTTGGTTTTTATGATGGATTTTTTGGTCCTGGGACCGGCTCTTTTTGGACATTTTCAATGGTTGCTTTGCTTGGGCTAAATATCAAAAAAGCAGTAGCGAATACGAAAATTTTTAACTTTACGAGCAACATAGTAAGCCTTTTTATATTTATTTTAAGTGGAAATATTTTATGGTTTGTTGGTGTGTTGATGGGTGTGGCTGCTATCATAGGTGCTTATTTTGGTTCAAATTTAGTTATCAAAAAAGAGATTAAATTTATAAGATTTGTCTTTCTAAGTGTAGTCGCTTTTACTATTTTAAAACTTTTATGGGATTTTTTTAAATAA
- a CDS encoding ATP-dependent helicase: MSEILNQLNDTQKEAAAHIDGPMLILAGAGSGKTKTITSRLAYLVGEVGIDPANTLTLTFTNKAANEMRVRALRLLDKNEFQIPLLCTFHKFGLLFLKFYIDRLGRKNNFIIIDTDDKKKILKGFESSLPTSVLSNEISNYKNSLFSVEDVLSNATLLSGEKNKDGFYQKVAQIYKQYEEYLSANNLVDFDDLLVLTYKILDNDDELAKKISNRYKYIMVDEYQDTNELQYKLLRKLCTSHSNICVVGDDDQSIYGWRGAKIDNILNFKNQFNNTKIIKLEHNYRSTSQILKVANELINHNRNRLGKILISTKEDGENVNLFESIDEVAEATKIAKSIKELIQSGVNAPDIAILYRVNALSRSLEEGLNKENIPYKMVGGVKFYERAEIKDIISYIRLVTNQNDDFSLRRIINRPKRGLGKVSLEKIENFAFENKISLFKAVELLSEKDDIFNKKTATSLCDFIQNLKDIGDSDGIFKLIDDLEAKFGIKKYYESLPDGSDRAANIDEFYAMIKDQIKQDPSFDLDEFLNELTLTSEQDGVSDKMISIMSVHASKGLEFEHLFVIGMEEGFFPLIGDGSDLEEERRLAYVAITRAKKSLSLSYANSRFYKGQRARLNKSRFLSEAGLIQGSLVIERSNEYKKGDLVKHKIFGIGRVTGLSRVKKEFKLTINFGGNVKEIMSSFVEKAV, translated from the coding sequence ATGAGTGAAATACTAAATCAATTAAACGACACACAAAAAGAGGCTGCAGCTCATATAGATGGTCCTATGCTTATACTAGCTGGTGCCGGAAGCGGTAAGACAAAAACAATAACTTCAAGACTTGCTTATTTGGTTGGAGAGGTTGGTATAGATCCAGCAAATACACTTACTTTGACTTTTACAAATAAAGCAGCAAATGAGATGAGGGTAAGGGCCTTGAGACTACTGGATAAGAATGAATTTCAAATACCTTTACTTTGTACCTTTCATAAATTTGGACTTTTGTTTTTGAAATTTTATATAGATAGGCTAGGTAGAAAAAATAATTTTATCATAATTGATACTGATGATAAAAAAAAGATTTTAAAAGGGTTTGAAAGTTCTTTGCCAACATCTGTTTTATCAAATGAAATTTCAAATTATAAAAATTCACTTTTTAGTGTTGAAGATGTTTTAAGTAATGCAACTTTATTGAGTGGAGAAAAAAATAAAGATGGCTTTTATCAAAAAGTAGCTCAAATTTATAAACAATATGAAGAGTATTTGAGTGCTAACAATCTTGTTGATTTTGATGATTTGCTAGTTCTTACATATAAGATTTTGGATAATGATGATGAGTTAGCAAAAAAAATATCCAATAGATATAAATATATAATGGTAGATGAATATCAAGATACAAATGAGCTTCAATATAAACTTTTAAGAAAGCTATGTACATCTCATTCAAATATATGTGTTGTTGGCGATGATGATCAAAGTATATATGGTTGGCGTGGTGCAAAAATAGACAATATTTTAAATTTTAAAAATCAATTTAATAATACAAAAATTATAAAACTAGAGCATAACTATCGCTCTACTTCACAAATTTTAAAAGTAGCTAATGAGCTTATAAATCACAATAGAAATCGTCTTGGAAAAATACTTATTAGTACAAAAGAAGATGGCGAAAATGTAAATCTTTTTGAAAGTATAGATGAGGTTGCTGAGGCTACAAAGATAGCTAAAAGCATAAAAGAACTTATACAAAGTGGTGTAAATGCGCCTGATATAGCTATACTTTATAGGGTAAATGCACTTTCTAGGTCATTGGAAGAGGGGTTGAATAAAGAAAACATACCTTACAAGATGGTTGGCGGTGTTAAGTTTTATGAAAGAGCCGAGATAAAAGATATCATAAGCTATATAAGACTTGTCACAAATCAAAATGATGATTTTTCTTTAAGAAGAATAATAAATCGCCCAAAAAGAGGTCTTGGTAAGGTTAGTCTTGAAAAGATAGAAAATTTTGCTTTTGAAAATAAAATTTCGTTGTTTAAAGCGGTTGAATTGCTTAGTGAAAAAGATGATATTTTTAATAAAAAAACAGCAACTTCTTTGTGTGATTTTATACAAAATTTAAAAGATATTGGCGATTCTGATGGAATTTTTAAACTCATTGATGATTTGGAAGCTAAGTTTGGAATAAAAAAATATTATGAAAGCTTGCCAGATGGTAGCGATAGAGCTGCGAATATTGATGAATTTTATGCAATGATAAAAGATCAGATAAAACAAGATCCAAGTTTTGATTTGGACGAGTTTTTAAATGAGCTTACTTTAACCAGCGAACAAGATGGTGTTAGCGATAAGATGATATCTATAATGAGTGTTCACGCTAGCAAGGGTTTGGAATTTGAGCATTTGTTTGTTATAGGTATGGAGGAGGGATTTTTCCCTTTGATAGGCGATGGAAGCGATTTGGAAGAAGAAAGAAGACTTGCTTATGTTGCTATAACAAGGGCTAAAAAATCACTTAGTTTAAGCTATGCAAACTCAAGATTTTATAAAGGTCAGCGTGCTAGACTTAATAAAAGTAGATTTTTATCAGAGGCTGGCTTGATCCAAGGTTCTTTGGTTATTGAGCGAAGTAATGAGTATAAAAAAGGAGATCTTGTAAAACATAAAATTTTTGGAATAGGGCGTGTTACCGGGCTTTCTAGAGTTAAAAAAGAGTTTAAACTGACTATAAATTTTGGCGGAAATGTAAAAGAGATAATGTCTAGTTTTGTGGAAAAAGCCGTATGA
- the truB gene encoding tRNA pseudouridine(55) synthase TruB: MNAIFVANKPYGLSSNHFLSRLKRKYKVKKAGFSGTLDPFATGVLVVAFGSYTRLFSYLNKTPKVYEATIWFGASSESGDNENISQVEKLRPFSPDVFEIVRKSLLGKVSYIPPKFSAKNINGVRAYKLARSGVEFELKSQEMEIFSCEILNYSHPFLTIRLKVDEGAYARSYAQLFAQKMGVSATLSALKRVSEGEFRFENERFLDPISILNLPKNEYFGDIDEVMDGKKLDLYKLKMQKNGKYLLEYDEFFSIIEIKDDEISYCLNKVKKC, translated from the coding sequence ATGAATGCAATTTTTGTAGCAAACAAACCTTATGGTTTGAGTTCAAATCATTTTTTAAGTAGGCTAAAACGCAAATACAAAGTAAAAAAAGCTGGTTTTTCTGGCACTTTAGACCCATTTGCTACCGGAGTTTTGGTTGTAGCTTTTGGCTCTTATACCAGGCTATTTTCTTATCTAAATAAAACTCCAAAAGTGTACGAAGCTACAATTTGGTTTGGCGCAAGTAGTGAGAGCGGAGATAATGAAAATATATCTCAAGTTGAAAAACTAAGACCGTTTTCGCCAGATGTTTTTGAGATAGTAAGAAAATCTTTGCTGGGCAAGGTTAGTTATATTCCGCCAAAATTTAGTGCTAAAAATATTAATGGTGTAAGGGCATATAAGCTTGCTAGAAGTGGTGTTGAGTTTGAACTAAAATCTCAGGAAATGGAGATATTTTCTTGTGAAATTTTAAACTATTCTCATCCGTTTTTAACTATAAGACTTAAAGTAGATGAGGGTGCTTATGCGAGATCTTATGCTCAGCTTTTTGCACAAAAAATGGGTGTTAGTGCTACACTTAGTGCTTTAAAAAGGGTTAGTGAAGGTGAGTTTAGATTTGAGAATGAACGATTTTTGGACCCTATAAGTATTTTAAATTTGCCAAAAAATGAGTATTTCGGCGATATTGATGAAGTGATGGATGGTAAAAAGTTAGATTTGTATAAGCTTAAAATGCAAAAAAATGGAAAATATTTATTGGAATATGATGAATTTTTTAGTATTATTGAGATAAAAGATGATGAGATAAGTTATTGTTTAAATAAGGTAAAAAAATGTTAA
- the csrA gene encoding carbon storage regulator CsrA has protein sequence MLILSRKENEEILLGNDIKLVVVSINKGAVKLGIEAPKNTMILRSELANQIKDSNKQASKDVPCDSFDELRKKIEK, from the coding sequence ATGTTAATATTGTCAAGAAAAGAAAATGAAGAGATATTATTAGGCAATGATATAAAATTGGTTGTAGTTAGTATAAATAAAGGTGCTGTAAAGCTCGGAATAGAAGCCCCTAAAAACACAATGATACTAAGAAGCGAGCTTGCAAATCAAATTAAAGACTCAAATAAGCAAGCTAGCAAGGATGTTCCTTGTGATAGCTTTGATGAGCTTAGAAAAAAAATAGAAAAATGA
- a CDS encoding 4-(cytidine 5'-diphospho)-2-C-methyl-D-erythritol kinase — protein MKSFAKLNIFLKIVGTRGNYHEINSRFILLNDIYDEIDFKLSDKFYIESNYDIDDNIVLKAKKELEKSGYKNELDEYFKNHKIVLKKNIPMGGGMGGGSSNAATFLKLANEELNLNIKTEKLAEIASKIGSDVPFFVYNYPSANVSGVGENVVYFDDEIPQIDLIMPNISCETPKVYREFRDKFMQNIDIKQADNFMKTKSNELLGVYKNYELNDLFLPCLSLYPKMKDFDDKFLSGSGSTMFSLKGAK, from the coding sequence ATGAAAAGTTTTGCTAAATTAAATATATTTTTAAAAATAGTTGGTACTCGTGGAAATTATCACGAAATTAACTCAAGATTTATACTTTTAAATGATATTTATGATGAGATTGATTTTAAGCTTTCTGATAAATTTTATATAGAAAGTAATTATGATATAGATGATAATATCGTATTGAAAGCAAAAAAAGAGTTAGAAAAATCAGGATATAAAAACGAATTAGATGAGTATTTTAAAAATCATAAAATAGTATTGAAAAAAAATATACCTATGGGAGGCGGAATGGGAGGTGGTAGTTCAAATGCTGCTACCTTTTTAAAATTAGCAAACGAAGAATTAAATCTAAACATAAAAACAGAAAAACTTGCTGAGATAGCTTCAAAAATAGGTTCAGATGTGCCTTTTTTTGTATATAATTACCCTAGTGCAAATGTAAGTGGTGTTGGTGAAAATGTGGTTTATTTTGATGATGAAATTCCACAAATAGATCTTATTATGCCAAATATATCTTGTGAAACGCCAAAGGTTTATCGTGAGTTTAGAGATAAATTTATGCAAAATATAGATATAAAACAAGCTGATAATTTTATGAAGACAAAAAGCAATGAGCTTTTGGGCGTGTATAAAAATTATGAGTTAAATGATCTATTTTTGCCTTGTCTATCTCTTTATCCTAAGATGAAAGATTTTGATGATAAATTTTTAAGCGGTAGCGGAAGCACTATGTTTAGTTTAAAGGGCGCAAAGTGA